The Claveliimonas bilis genome window below encodes:
- the ttdA gene encoding L(+)-tartrate dehydratase subunit alpha, producing the protein MSKEQSVKKMTDVMAKFVAYTGKVLPDDVRTKLAELREKETGELAKTIYDAMFKNQELAKTLDRPSCQDTGVLQFFVKCGVNFPLIGEVEALLKEAVIQATIDAPLRHNSVETFDEYNTGKNVGKGTPTVFWEIVPDNDQCVIDTYMAGGGCTLPGKAMVLMPGEGYEGVTKFVMDVMTSYGLNACPPLLVGVGVATSVETAALLSKKALMRPLGTHNPNARAAEMEKLLEDGINAIGLGPQGMSGNYSVMGVHIENTARHPSTIGVAVNVGCWSHRRGHIEFDKDLNYTITSHKEVEL; encoded by the coding sequence ATGAGTAAGGAGCAGTCAGTAAAGAAAATGACGGACGTTATGGCAAAATTCGTCGCCTATACAGGGAAAGTCCTTCCCGATGACGTTCGTACCAAGCTGGCAGAGCTGAGGGAAAAGGAGACAGGTGAACTGGCGAAGACCATTTATGACGCCATGTTTAAGAACCAGGAGCTGGCGAAGACACTGGACCGTCCCAGCTGCCAGGATACCGGAGTGCTGCAGTTCTTCGTAAAATGCGGCGTAAACTTTCCGCTGATCGGGGAAGTAGAAGCTCTCCTGAAAGAAGCGGTGATCCAGGCGACTATTGATGCGCCGCTCCGCCACAACAGTGTAGAGACATTTGATGAATATAATACCGGGAAAAACGTGGGCAAAGGAACGCCCACTGTATTCTGGGAGATTGTGCCGGACAATGATCAGTGTGTTATCGACACTTACATGGCTGGCGGCGGATGTACTCTTCCGGGAAAAGCCATGGTACTGATGCCCGGGGAAGGTTATGAGGGAGTGACAAAATTTGTGATGGATGTCATGACAAGCTATGGACTGAATGCATGTCCGCCTTTGCTTGTAGGCGTGGGAGTGGCCACATCTGTTGAGACTGCCGCTCTCCTTTCCAAGAAGGCGCTCATGCGTCCTCTGGGAACGCATAATCCCAACGCCCGCGCCGCTGAGATGGAGAAGCTGCTGGAGGACGGGATCAATGCAATTGGCCTGGGTCCTCAGGGAATGTCCGGAAACTATTCCGTCATGGGTGTACATATCGAGAATACGGCGAGACATCCTTCCACTATCGGTGTAGCTGTTAATGTAGGATGCTGGTCACACAGAAGAGGACATATTGAGTTTGATAAGGACCTGAATTATACGATCACTTCTCATAAGGAGGTAGAATTATAA
- a CDS encoding GntR family transcriptional regulator, giving the protein MKTLRNMQTKDRIAQSIRDEILSGHMKPGEELAQEALAEMLGVSRMPVREALQTLVQDGFARRMPNRHIQAVVLDSQQIHAVFWIAGTIEAELVALILEKQRKDGENVTSDLSGIGRELRKILQFMEEVSDPDHKIQYEMEFHECLIHMADNPYLEQLQNKVMDGYVSYAISNLTEKGQVLHMLQEAAEAVEKRDAGAAGAALKEYYMYYADRFTERWRRQ; this is encoded by the coding sequence ATGAAAACATTAAGAAATATGCAGACAAAGGACCGGATTGCGCAGTCCATTCGGGATGAAATATTAAGCGGGCATATGAAGCCAGGTGAGGAACTGGCGCAGGAGGCGCTGGCAGAGATGCTGGGAGTATCCCGGATGCCTGTGCGGGAAGCTCTGCAAACGTTGGTGCAGGATGGATTCGCCAGAAGGATGCCGAATCGGCATATTCAGGCAGTGGTTCTTGACAGTCAGCAGATCCATGCTGTATTTTGGATCGCAGGAACCATAGAGGCAGAGCTCGTGGCGTTGATACTGGAAAAACAGAGAAAGGACGGGGAGAATGTGACCTCGGATCTGTCCGGTATAGGCAGAGAACTAAGAAAGATCCTGCAGTTTATGGAAGAAGTATCTGACCCGGATCATAAGATCCAATATGAAATGGAATTTCACGAATGTCTGATCCATATGGCAGATAATCCCTATCTGGAACAACTGCAGAACAAAGTCATGGACGGGTATGTGTCCTATGCGATAAGTAATCTGACGGAAAAGGGGCAGGTGCTGCATATGCTCCAGGAGGCAGCAGAGGCGGTGGAAAAGAGGGATGCCGGGGCAGCAGGCGCAGCGCTGAAGGAATATTATATGTACTATGCAGACAGATTCACAGAAAGGTGGAGGCGGCAATGA
- a CDS encoding SLC13 family permease: protein MDPMIITLILLAFAIVMFVLEKIPLALTSMIVCIALVVTGVLSIEEAFEGFIDTNVILFVAMFIVGGALFETGMANKLGGIVTKFAKTERQLIVTIMVVVGAMSGFLSNTGTAAVLIPVVIGIAAKSGYSRSKLLMPLVFAAAMGGNISLIGAPGNLIAQAALQDIGLNFAFFDYGKIGLPMLVAGILFFATIGYKLLPDKPSVKTETTFDEEVDYSNVPAWKQYLALVILVLTILAMIFEDVIGINLAISGGIGAILLILTGVISEKQAIRSIDMQTIFLFGGTLSLAKALEVTGAGEKIAEVVIGMIGDNASPFLLLVVVFVLACVMTNFMSNTATTALLVPISISIAQGMGADPSAVVMATVIGGSCAYATPIGMPANTMVLAPGGYKFTDYVKAGLPLILVSTVVSLILLPVFFPFYP from the coding sequence ATGGATCCAATGATAATCACACTGATTCTGCTGGCGTTTGCGATCGTCATGTTCGTGCTGGAGAAGATACCGCTTGCACTTACTTCCATGATCGTCTGTATTGCGCTGGTGGTAACGGGCGTGCTCTCCATCGAGGAGGCATTTGAGGGGTTTATCGATACAAACGTGATCCTGTTCGTGGCGATGTTTATTGTAGGAGGAGCGCTCTTTGAGACAGGTATGGCAAACAAACTGGGAGGTATCGTAACGAAGTTTGCCAAGACTGAGAGACAGCTGATCGTTACGATCATGGTCGTGGTAGGTGCGATGTCCGGATTCCTGTCAAACACAGGGACCGCAGCCGTGTTGATACCGGTAGTGATCGGAATCGCCGCAAAGTCCGGCTATTCCCGGTCGAAGCTGCTGATGCCGCTCGTATTTGCGGCGGCCATGGGTGGCAATATTTCCCTCATCGGAGCGCCAGGCAATCTGATTGCACAGGCGGCGCTGCAGGACATAGGACTGAACTTCGCGTTCTTTGATTACGGCAAGATCGGCCTCCCCATGCTGGTCGCGGGTATCCTGTTCTTTGCTACTATCGGGTATAAGCTTTTGCCGGATAAGCCCAGCGTGAAGACAGAGACTACATTTGACGAGGAAGTGGATTACAGCAATGTACCGGCCTGGAAGCAGTATCTGGCACTGGTCATCCTGGTGCTCACCATCCTGGCTATGATCTTCGAAGATGTCATCGGGATCAACCTGGCTATTTCAGGAGGTATCGGAGCGATCCTGCTGATCCTGACCGGGGTTATCTCCGAGAAACAGGCCATCAGGTCAATCGATATGCAGACCATCTTCCTGTTCGGAGGGACTCTGTCGCTGGCAAAGGCACTTGAGGTCACCGGAGCAGGAGAGAAGATAGCGGAGGTAGTTATTGGTATGATCGGAGATAACGCCTCTCCGTTTCTATTGCTGGTCGTGGTATTTGTCCTTGCCTGCGTGATGACCAATTTCATGTCCAATACAGCTACAACAGCGCTCCTGGTGCCTATCAGTATCTCGATCGCTCAGGGAATGGGAGCCGACCCCAGTGCGGTAGTGATGGCAACGGTCATTGGAGGCTCCTGCGCATATGCTACCCCCATTGGAATGCCGGCTAACACCATGGTACTGGCTCCCGGGGGATATAAGTTTACAGACTATGTAAAAGCGGGGTTGCCGTTGATTCTGGTCTCCACAGTAGTAAGCCTTATTCTTCTGCCTGTCTTTTTCCCATTCTATCCGTAA
- the ttdB gene encoding L(+)-tartrate dehydratase subunit beta has product MAKKILTTPIKAEDLEDIHIGDIIYLNGHITTCRDVAHRRLIEGGRKLPVNLEGGAIFHAGPIVRPVKGEEDKYEMVSVGPTTSMRMEKFEYEFIRETGVKLIVGKGGMKEGTMKGCKEFKALHCVFPAGCAVVAAATVEEIEDANWKDLGMPETLWTCRVQEFGPLIVSIDTHGGNLFEENKVIFNEKKDKAVEEICKHVSFIK; this is encoded by the coding sequence ATGGCAAAGAAAATACTTACAACACCTATCAAAGCAGAGGATTTAGAGGATATCCATATCGGAGATATCATTTATCTGAACGGACATATTACCACATGCCGTGATGTAGCCCATAGACGTCTGATCGAAGGAGGAAGAAAACTGCCTGTGAATCTGGAGGGCGGCGCTATCTTCCATGCGGGGCCTATCGTCCGCCCGGTAAAAGGGGAGGAAGACAAGTATGAGATGGTATCTGTAGGACCTACGACCAGTATGCGAATGGAAAAATTTGAGTATGAGTTCATCCGCGAAACAGGCGTGAAACTGATTGTCGGGAAAGGAGGAATGAAAGAAGGAACCATGAAGGGCTGCAAGGAATTCAAAGCGCTGCACTGTGTATTCCCAGCGGGATGCGCAGTAGTCGCAGCGGCGACAGTAGAAGAGATCGAGGATGCCAACTGGAAGGATCTTGGTATGCCGGAGACGCTGTGGACCTGCAGAGTGCAAGAATTCGGGCCGTTGATCGTGTCCATTGACACCCACGGGGGAAACCTGTTCGAGGAGAACAAGGTTATCTTCAACGAGAAAAAGGATAAAGCCGTTGAAGAAATCTGTAAACATGTAAGCTTTATCAAATAA
- a CDS encoding GntR family transcriptional regulator produces the protein MRNMKKIQLLPAREQVASALREAILKREMKEGEELTLEGTAQALGVSSTPVREAFQILASDGLIRLRPNKGAIVLGVNEKTIRDHYETRALLESEAAARASRPGTDISDIVYAYETTEKALDENDFGTYSDGNQAFHMAIWTAADNEKMKSFLSSLWNGLSMGHKVTEEDYAKISMYEHRRILEAIKANDEQKARSRMYDHIIRSMENILTRFSV, from the coding sequence ATGAGAAACATGAAGAAGATCCAGTTGCTCCCGGCCAGAGAACAGGTGGCTTCCGCGCTCCGGGAGGCAATTCTGAAGAGGGAGATGAAGGAGGGAGAGGAGCTGACCCTGGAGGGAACGGCACAGGCTCTGGGGGTATCTAGTACACCGGTCCGCGAGGCGTTCCAGATTCTGGCATCCGACGGCCTGATACGCCTCAGACCCAACAAAGGGGCCATCGTCTTGGGAGTGAACGAGAAGACGATCCGGGATCACTACGAGACCAGGGCACTCTTGGAGAGCGAGGCGGCGGCACGGGCCAGCAGGCCGGGAACAGATATTTCTGATATCGTATACGCCTATGAGACCACGGAGAAGGCACTGGATGAGAATGATTTCGGCACATACAGTGACGGGAACCAGGCATTTCATATGGCAATCTGGACTGCGGCGGACAACGAGAAGATGAAGTCCTTTCTCTCATCGCTTTGGAACGGGCTTTCCATGGGACATAAGGTGACAGAGGAGGATTATGCCAAGATATCCATGTACGAGCACCGCCGGATCCTGGAGGCCATTAAGGCTAATGATGAGCAGAAGGCGCGGAGCAGGATGTACGATCATATTATCCGTAGCATGGAGAATATCCTGACGAGATTTTCCGTATAG
- the pyrF gene encoding orotidine-5'-phosphate decarboxylase: protein MINELVRKIKETGAPIVVGLDPMLGYIPEQVKTKAFAEFGETLEGAAEAIWQFNKEIVDKTWDLIPAVKPQIAMYEQFGIPGLMAFKKTVDYCKEKGLVVIGDIKRGDIGSTSAAYATGHIGKVEVGSKTYAPFDEDFVTVNPYLGSDGVKPFIDVCKKEQKGLFILVKTSNPSSGEFQDRLIDGRPLYELVGEKVNEWGQECMGCSYSYVGAVVGATYPEMGKVLRKIMPKAYILVPGYGAQGGQGKDLVHFFNEDGLGAIVNSSRGIIAAYKQEKYASFGPEAFGDASRAAVEDMIADIRGALENR, encoded by the coding sequence TTGATTAATGAATTGGTAAGAAAAATAAAAGAAACAGGAGCACCTATTGTAGTAGGCTTGGATCCCATGCTTGGATATATTCCGGAACAGGTGAAAACAAAAGCTTTCGCGGAATTTGGGGAGACGCTGGAAGGCGCCGCAGAGGCGATCTGGCAGTTTAACAAAGAGATCGTGGACAAGACATGGGATCTTATTCCGGCTGTAAAGCCTCAGATTGCCATGTATGAACAGTTCGGTATTCCGGGACTGATGGCTTTTAAAAAGACAGTAGATTACTGCAAAGAAAAAGGTCTGGTAGTTATTGGAGATATTAAGCGGGGAGATATCGGCTCCACTTCCGCAGCTTATGCAACAGGGCATATCGGAAAAGTTGAGGTGGGCAGCAAGACTTATGCGCCCTTTGACGAGGATTTCGTAACGGTCAATCCTTATCTTGGCTCTGATGGAGTAAAGCCTTTTATCGATGTATGTAAGAAAGAGCAGAAGGGGCTCTTTATCCTGGTGAAGACCTCCAATCCTTCCAGCGGCGAGTTCCAGGACCGTCTTATCGACGGACGTCCGCTGTATGAACTGGTAGGCGAAAAGGTAAATGAGTGGGGACAGGAATGCATGGGATGTTCTTACAGCTATGTCGGCGCTGTTGTAGGTGCAACTTACCCGGAGATGGGAAAAGTCCTTCGTAAGATCATGCCGAAGGCCTACATTCTTGTTCCGGGATATGGTGCTCAGGGAGGCCAGGGGAAAGATCTTGTACATTTCTTCAACGAGGATGGACTTGGCGCAATCGTCAATTCCTCCAGAGGGATCATAGCAGCTTATAAGCAGGAAAAATATGCTTCCTTTGGTCCGGAAGCGTTTGGAGACGCATCCAGGGCGGCAGTAGAAGATATGATCGCCGACATCAGGGGCGCGCTGGAGAACCGTTAG
- a CDS encoding S41 family peptidase, with protein sequence MKHKKSFFKGALFGALVVLLGISAVSCSLGKAGNAAEADSDKMELLNALIDEYYTGEVDEEKLETGIYKGYIEGLEDPYSAYYDQDETAKMTEMTTGEFGGIGVVVTQDKETQTIRVMQVYEDSPADNAGIKEGDIFYKIEGEDITGQDINAVVKKIKGEIGTTVQLTMLRGDNREEKEFAVKRDTIVEQTVESKMAEEGIGYIRITEFASVTYDQYKEAMDSLEEQGMERLIVDLRNNPGGNLKTVCQILDLMLPEGLIVYTEDKNGEKEEYTSDAEHVFEKPLVVLMNGNSASASEIFGGAIQDYGTGEIVGTQSYGKGLVQQIFDLQDGTSVKLTIAEYFTPKGRNINGTGIAPDVEIEYVYDENNPDRDNQLEKAIETVKNI encoded by the coding sequence ATGAAACATAAAAAAAGTTTTTTTAAGGGGGCGCTTTTTGGCGCCCTCGTTGTATTATTAGGAATAAGTGCGGTTTCCTGCAGCCTCGGGAAAGCTGGGAATGCAGCGGAAGCAGACAGTGATAAAATGGAGCTTTTGAATGCTCTGATCGATGAGTATTATACGGGAGAGGTAGATGAGGAGAAGCTGGAAACAGGCATTTATAAGGGCTATATAGAAGGACTGGAAGATCCTTATTCTGCTTATTATGATCAAGACGAGACAGCAAAAATGACAGAAATGACAACAGGGGAATTTGGCGGGATCGGGGTGGTAGTTACTCAGGATAAGGAGACACAGACGATCCGGGTTATGCAGGTATACGAAGATTCCCCGGCTGATAATGCAGGTATAAAAGAAGGCGATATCTTTTACAAAATAGAGGGGGAAGATATCACCGGGCAGGATATCAATGCGGTTGTGAAAAAAATCAAAGGAGAGATTGGTACAACTGTTCAGCTGACTATGCTGCGAGGGGATAACAGGGAAGAGAAAGAGTTCGCTGTTAAAAGAGACACCATAGTAGAGCAGACGGTTGAAAGTAAGATGGCAGAAGAGGGGATCGGTTATATCCGCATCACAGAATTTGCTTCTGTTACTTACGATCAGTATAAAGAGGCGATGGATTCGCTGGAAGAGCAGGGTATGGAGAGACTGATCGTAGATCTTAGAAATAATCCGGGAGGGAATCTGAAGACTGTATGTCAGATTCTGGATCTGATGCTGCCGGAAGGACTGATCGTCTATACAGAGGATAAGAATGGAGAGAAAGAGGAATATACTTCTGATGCAGAGCATGTCTTTGAAAAGCCGCTTGTTGTCCTGATGAATGGAAACAGCGCCAGCGCTTCGGAAATATTCGGAGGGGCTATTCAGGATTACGGCACAGGGGAGATCGTAGGAACACAGTCTTATGGAAAAGGCCTGGTCCAGCAGATTTTCGACCTGCAGGACGGAACAAGCGTGAAACTGACGATTGCGGAATATTTTACTCCTAAAGGACGAAATATAAACGGAACAGGGATTGCACCGGATGTTGAGATTGAATATGTGTACGATGAGAATAATCCCGACAGAGACAATCAACTTGAAAAGGCGATAGAGACAGTGAAAAATATTTAG
- a CDS encoding dihydroorotate dehydrogenase, which yields MADTRVTIAGVEWKNPVTVASGTFGSGEEFADFVDLNKLGAVTTKGVANVPWTGNPTPRVAEVYGGMLNAIGLQNPGIELFCKRDIPYLKQYDTKIIVNVCGHAPEEYLAVVERLADEPADMLEINISCPNVNAGFLAFGQDARHVEELTGQIKKLAKQPIIMKLTPNVTDITEIAKAAEAGGADAISLINTLTGMKIDIHKRAFALANKTGGMSGPAVHPVAVRMVYQASHAVKIPVIGMGGIQSAEDAIEFILAGASAVSVGTANFHNPAVTMEVIDGIEKYMERYGFATVEEMVGIVE from the coding sequence ATGGCTGATACAAGAGTAACCATTGCAGGAGTGGAATGGAAAAATCCGGTTACTGTGGCCTCCGGAACGTTTGGATCCGGGGAAGAATTTGCTGATTTTGTAGATTTAAATAAGTTGGGAGCAGTGACGACCAAAGGCGTTGCCAACGTGCCGTGGACAGGAAATCCTACGCCAAGGGTGGCGGAAGTATATGGAGGCATGTTAAATGCCATTGGTCTGCAGAATCCGGGGATTGAACTGTTCTGCAAAAGAGATATTCCGTATCTCAAACAGTATGATACAAAGATCATTGTCAATGTGTGCGGCCACGCACCCGAAGAATATCTGGCTGTTGTAGAGCGTCTTGCCGATGAGCCGGCAGATATGCTGGAAATTAATATTTCCTGTCCCAACGTTAATGCCGGATTTCTGGCGTTCGGACAGGATGCCCGCCATGTGGAGGAACTGACAGGTCAGATTAAGAAATTGGCAAAACAGCCCATTATTATGAAGCTGACTCCCAATGTGACCGATATTACAGAGATTGCAAAAGCGGCAGAGGCAGGAGGGGCAGATGCGATTTCTCTTATTAACACTCTGACGGGAATGAAGATTGATATTCATAAGAGGGCCTTTGCTCTGGCTAACAAGACAGGAGGCATGTCCGGTCCGGCGGTACATCCTGTTGCTGTGCGCATGGTTTATCAGGCATCTCATGCAGTGAAGATCCCGGTGATCGGAATGGGAGGTATTCAGAGCGCAGAGGACGCCATCGAATTTATTTTGGCAGGCGCATCGGCGGTGTCGGTAGGAACGGCAAACTTCCATAATCCGGCTGTTACCATGGAAGTGATCGATGGAATTGAAAAATATATGGAACGATATGGATTTGCGACAGTAGAAGAGATGGTCGGAATCGTGGAATAA
- a CDS encoding dihydroorotate dehydrogenase electron transfer subunit, whose product MTKKKEQVQVISQASLADGIFSMWIRTEAAKSARPGQFISMYTSDGTKLLPRPISICEIDKEKSALRVVYRVTGEHTGTEQFSRMQAGEQLSIIGPLGNGFPLERAKGKRVFLMGGGIGVPPILELAKQLSCEKKQIIVGYRDRQTFLKEEFEACGEVYISTEDGSVGTRGNVMNVVEEKALEADVIYACGPTPMLRAIKNYAEEKGIECYISLEERMACGIGACLGCVCRTKEKDAHSNVNNKRVCKDGPVFLSTEVEL is encoded by the coding sequence ATGACAAAGAAAAAAGAACAGGTTCAGGTGATATCGCAGGCTTCTTTGGCAGATGGGATCTTCAGCATGTGGATCCGTACAGAGGCGGCAAAAAGCGCAAGGCCGGGACAGTTTATTTCCATGTATACAAGTGACGGGACGAAGCTGCTTCCCCGTCCCATCAGTATCTGTGAGATTGATAAAGAAAAATCCGCTCTGCGGGTGGTATACCGCGTGACCGGAGAGCATACCGGGACAGAACAGTTCTCACGGATGCAGGCAGGAGAACAGCTGTCCATTATCGGTCCCCTTGGCAATGGGTTTCCCCTTGAGAGAGCAAAAGGGAAAAGAGTATTTCTTATGGGCGGAGGAATCGGAGTTCCGCCGATCCTGGAGCTGGCAAAGCAGCTGAGCTGTGAAAAGAAGCAGATCATTGTAGGTTACAGAGACAGGCAGACTTTCCTGAAGGAAGAGTTTGAAGCATGCGGCGAAGTCTATATTTCTACAGAAGACGGAAGCGTGGGAACCAGGGGAAACGTGATGAATGTAGTGGAGGAAAAGGCACTGGAAGCAGATGTGATCTATGCCTGCGGCCCCACACCTATGCTGAGAGCCATTAAAAACTATGCGGAAGAAAAGGGTATTGAGTGTTATATCTCTCTGGAAGAGAGAATGGCCTGCGGTATCGGCGCCTGCCTTGGCTGTGTGTGCCGAACCAAAGAAAAGGATGCCCACAGCAACGTCAATAACAAAAGGGTCTGCAAAGACGGGCCGGTATTCTTGTCGACGGAGGTGGAGTTATAA
- a CDS encoding murein hydrolase activator EnvC family protein, which translates to MQKKRLVSVLLVGALTFGSAVQVKADDLQDAQNQASELQDKKAAAQAEKDNLAAQLEKIVDDMDKTKSDIEKKQEEIAAKTDELIAAQIDENNQYNSMKLRIQYMYENGNGQFLETLLESKSIAEFLSNAEYIAQISEYDRNMLVEFQDIVTEVEDQKKDLEEENKKLEEMQTSLQEQQTEMESLIESKSEEISSLSSELGEVNEKIASLKAEAERQARMQQEAQAAASGSSGGTSGGGGTTVTPTPPYTGGGSGRLQNPCPSAYISSEFGGRASPGGIGSTNHKGRDYAASTGSPIYAAASGSVIEVGYNGARGNYVIINHGDLATLYQHCSRILVSSGQSVSTGQNIALVGSTGASTGPHLHFEVWVNRTPVDPRLYL; encoded by the coding sequence ATGCAAAAAAAGAGATTAGTCAGTGTGCTGTTAGTTGGGGCGCTTACATTCGGAAGTGCAGTGCAGGTAAAGGCAGATGATCTCCAGGATGCACAGAATCAGGCCAGTGAGCTGCAGGATAAGAAGGCAGCGGCGCAGGCAGAGAAGGATAATCTTGCTGCACAGCTGGAAAAGATCGTGGATGATATGGATAAGACCAAATCAGACATTGAGAAAAAACAGGAAGAGATCGCTGCAAAGACAGATGAACTCATCGCTGCTCAGATTGATGAGAATAACCAGTATAACAGCATGAAACTCCGGATCCAGTACATGTATGAGAACGGAAACGGTCAATTTCTGGAAACACTGCTGGAATCAAAGAGTATTGCGGAATTTTTAAGTAATGCAGAGTATATTGCACAGATTTCTGAATATGATAGAAATATGCTGGTGGAATTTCAGGATATTGTTACAGAGGTAGAGGATCAGAAGAAAGACCTGGAAGAAGAAAACAAGAAACTGGAAGAAATGCAGACCAGTCTTCAGGAACAACAGACGGAGATGGAAAGTCTGATCGAAAGCAAGAGCGAAGAGATCAGCAGCTTAAGCAGTGAGCTTGGCGAAGTAAATGAAAAGATCGCTTCGTTGAAAGCAGAAGCGGAACGTCAGGCAAGGATGCAGCAGGAAGCACAGGCAGCGGCGTCCGGCAGCTCTGGAGGAACAAGCGGTGGCGGCGGTACAACCGTTACTCCTACACCGCCTTACACCGGAGGTGGCAGCGGCAGACTTCAGAATCCGTGTCCATCCGCATATATCAGCAGTGAGTTTGGAGGCAGGGCGTCACCGGGAGGTATCGGAAGTACGAACCATAAGGGACGCGACTATGCGGCAAGTACGGGAAGTCCGATTTACGCGGCGGCATCTGGATCGGTAATCGAAGTGGGATATAACGGTGCAAGAGGTAATTACGTGATCATCAATCACGGCGATCTTGCTACATTGTATCAGCACTGCAGCCGTATTCTGGTAAGTTCCGGTCAGTCTGTAAGTACAGGACAGAACATTGCGTTGGTAGGCTCGACAGGAGCGTCTACCGGACCGCATCTTCATTTTGAGGTGTGGGTAAACCGTACGCCGGTTGATCCGAGACTTTATTTGTAG
- a CDS encoding dihydroorotase, whose amino-acid sequence MTILIKEGRVLDPETKRDEICDVLIDGDRITRVDSGIETEAERIIDAKGCYVMPGFIDLHVHLRDPGLEYKETLTTGGRAAVKGGVTTVCAMPNTKPVIDNGVKVKEVMERAKRESLTNVIQLGAVTVGQEGKELADIRGMAKNGCHAISEDGKSVMNASLYRKGMNLAKEEGLAVFAHCEDITMVEGGVMNADKKAEKLGLKGITNAVEDVIVARDILLAKETGVRLHLCHCSTKDSIKMLGLAKEEGLDVTGEVCPHHFILSTDDITKDDGNYKMNPPLRSKEDVEAIKEGLRNGTVDVIATDHAPHAEAEKNRSMKLAAFGIVGLETSAALTYTELVETGIITPMQMAEKMSWNPAKILGLHDRGSVSEGKIADVVIFDPEKEYTIDKNTFLSKGKNTPFHGRKVKGEVVCTIAGGRIVYEGGKIID is encoded by the coding sequence ATGACAATCTTAATCAAAGAGGGGCGTGTCCTGGATCCGGAAACAAAGAGGGATGAAATCTGTGATGTGTTGATCGATGGCGACAGAATTACCAGAGTAGACAGCGGGATAGAGACAGAAGCAGAGCGGATCATTGATGCAAAAGGGTGCTACGTCATGCCTGGTTTTATCGATCTGCATGTACATTTAAGAGATCCGGGGCTGGAGTATAAAGAGACACTGACGACAGGAGGCCGGGCGGCGGTAAAAGGCGGCGTGACTACTGTGTGTGCTATGCCCAACACAAAACCGGTGATCGATAACGGCGTGAAGGTAAAAGAAGTGATGGAGCGCGCCAAGAGGGAATCTCTCACCAATGTGATCCAGCTTGGCGCTGTCACAGTCGGTCAGGAGGGAAAAGAACTGGCAGATATCCGGGGAATGGCGAAAAACGGGTGCCACGCCATCAGCGAAGACGGAAAGTCTGTTATGAATGCATCCCTGTACCGAAAAGGGATGAACCTGGCAAAAGAGGAAGGTCTTGCTGTCTTTGCACACTGTGAGGATATCACCATGGTGGAAGGCGGCGTGATGAATGCCGATAAAAAGGCGGAGAAACTGGGGCTGAAAGGCATCACCAACGCTGTGGAGGATGTGATCGTGGCAAGGGATATCCTGCTGGCTAAGGAGACAGGCGTGCGCCTTCATCTCTGCCATTGTTCTACCAAGGACAGTATTAAAATGCTGGGGCTTGCAAAAGAGGAAGGGCTGGATGTTACAGGAGAGGTATGCCCGCATCATTTTATTTTGTCAACAGATGATATTACGAAAGATGACGGAAACTATAAGATGAATCCTCCTCTTCGCAGCAAAGAAGATGTGGAAGCTATCAAAGAAGGATTAAGGAATGGTACGGTGGATGTGATCGCAACGGATCACGCTCCCCATGCGGAGGCGGAAAAAAACCGTTCCATGAAGCTGGCTGCATTTGGTATTGTAGGACTTGAAACTTCAGCGGCTCTTACGTACACAGAACTTGTAGAAACAGGAATTATTACCCCTATGCAGATGGCGGAAAAAATGAGCTGGAATCCGGCGAAGATACTGGGGCTTCATGACCGGGGCTCCGTGTCAGAAGGAAAGATTGCGGATGTCGTGATCTTTGATCCGGAAAAAGAATATACGATCGATAAAAATACATTTTTGTCAAAAGGAAAGAATACGCCGTTTCACGGGCGCAAGGTAAAAGGCGAGGTTGTTTGTACCATTGCCGGTGGAAGAATCGTATACGAAGGAGGAAAAATCATTGATTAA